The DNA segment GGTAATTTGAATGCCTTTAATCATGTGCTTTCCTTTCAATAAGTTGGATAAGTCGGATAGGAGATAAATGTTTGGGTAAAGTCATTTTATACTTCGGGCTTTAAAGGTGCTTGATATAGGTCAAATTACGAAATGCTACATTTTTAAAGCTTTTTGAAGATGTGCAGGGCCATTCTTGATGCATTTGCTAAAACGGTATTTGCTTCTACATTGTTGATAACGCAAAAAGGCCGTCTGAAAACCCGATGCGGATATTCAGACGGCCTGTTGCAAAAACTGACGTGTCAGGCTGCTGTGTTTATGAGCGTACCGATTTTAAAACCCGTTTGGCAAAAATCAATATTCCGGCAATAAATGCAGCCAAGCCCAGCCAAGCGGCAATGCCTTGCCAGTTGTCGAGGTTGAGCGCCAGCGGTGCGTCCGAGCCGCCGCCGGTTACCGAAGCGGCGATGATAAAGGCCATCATCACACCGATCAGGCTTTCGCCCACAATCAAGCCTGCGGCAAACAGCGTGCCGGCGCGTTCGGTTTTTTTCAGACGGCTTTCCGTGTCGTTCGGATAGCGTTTGCGGACGATATTTTTCAGCACCGCCGCCAATACCGCGCCGATGATAATCGGCATATTGATGGAAGGCGGCAGGTAAATGCCCATGCCCACGGCCAAAACCGGCAGGCTTAGTTTGGAAGCGCTGCTTTTCTTCAACACAAAATCCACAATAATCAATGCCACGCCGATGGCAACGCCGGTGAAAATGTATGTCCATTGCAGGTTGTGGGCGAAAATGCCTTGGGCAATGGTGGTCATCAACGTAGCTTGGGGAGCGGCAAGGGCTTGGGATGCGTCCATGCCTTCGCGGGGCATCGCACCGGTGAAGCCGTAAGCCTCATATAGGATTTCCAACACGGGGGCAATCACCACCGCGCCGACGATACAGCCGATAATCAGCGCGATTTGCTGACGCCACGGCGTAGCCTGCACCAAATAACCGGTTTTCAAATCCTGTAGGTTGTCGTTGGAAATCGATGCCACCGAAATCACCGCCGAGCCGCAGAAAAGCGTTAAAGCAAGCATAAAACGGCGCGTTCCCTCATCCGCAAACAATCCCGTAGATTCGCCGATCATCAGCAACACGATGGAAATGGTTAAGATGGAAATAATGCCGATACCCGAAATGGGGCTGGAAGACGAACCTACCAAGCCCGCCATGTAACCGCAGGCTGCCGCCACCAGAAAGCCGATAAGCGAAGTCAGCAGCGTACACACCACCACCAGCAGCCAGCCCAAACCGGCAGGAATGCCGGCATCTTCGATAAAGTGGTAAAAACTGAAAGCCAGCAACACCATCATGCCCAAAGTCCACAATATCATTGATTTGGGCGATAAATCCTGTTCGGTGCGACGGGCGGAAACATCGGCTTTGCCGCTGAAGGCACGGAAAGACAGGCGCATGCCTTCCATCATCGGTTTGAACAGGGTAATCAGCGTCCAAATTGCGGCGATACCGATCGTGCCCGCACCGATAAAGCGCACTTTTTCTTTCCACAGCTGCATACCATAGGCAGCCATTTCCATGTCGGCAGGCTGCGGCACGGCCGATGAAAAATAAGGTACGGCCACACCCCAAGCGATGAAAATACCCACCAAAATGGCGATACCGCCGGTGATGCCCACCAAATAGCCCGCCCCCAACAAGGCCAGAGAAAAACCCATCGGCAGTTGGAAAATGGCATTGCCCGATTTGAACCAATAGCTGGCATGATCGGCCATCACGCGCAAACCGTTGCTGGCAAAACTGAACAATCCGGCCAATACACCGCCCGCAGCAATTTCTTTGATGCCGCTGCCGCCGGAATCTTTTTCTCCGCTGTCGTCGTGCTCGCCGCTGCCGACTTTCAAAATTTCAGCCGCCGCCACGCCTTCCGGATAAGGCAAGTCGCTTTTCACCACCATGGCATAACGCAGCGGAATGGTGAAAATCACCCCCAAAATACCGCCCGCCATACACAGCAGCGAGGTTTGCCAAAAAGGAAATCCGTTCCAGTAGCCCGCCATCAACAGGCCGGGCAGCACGAAAATAATGGTGGAAAGCGTGCCTGCGGCAGAAGCTTGGGTCTGCACCATATTGTTTTCCAAAATATTGCTGTCTTTGGCAAATTTCAGAATGGCCATAGAAATCACGGCCGCCGGAATGGATGAAGCAAAAGTCAGGCCGACCTTCAGGCCGAGATACACGTTGGATGCGGTAAAGATCACCGTAATCAACGCACCCAAAACCATACCGCGCAGGGTAAGCTCACGGTATCCCGCATAGGGGTCGTGATAGTGTGATTGTTGAGTCATTTATGTATTCTCCTTGAGAAAAGGTCTTTTAATATTGTTGGGTAATTTAGGATATGTCAAGAAATGTTGCCTAATTGGAAAGAATGAATGTTAAAGTGTTATCTAATCTAAACCTGCTCAAACACCACCGAACAGGCGGCGGCAAAGCAAGGCCGCAGCCGAAAAACCACTTGCGCCCGGCCGTATATACATGCGTTCAGACGGCCTGCGGTGCTTTTAATCCCGTGCCTACATGGTATAAAATACGCGCCTGTTTTTATAAGGCAAATTGCAGCCCAAACCGCCGAAAGCCTGCCGTTGACCGGCAGGCGGTTTGATTGCGGTGCCGACGCAGAAAAATGATTGAGGCCGTCTGAACGGTTCAGACGGCCTGCCCTACCTGAAAACTTATCCGACACTCCCCTTTTTTAAGGAACACACCATGCCAGCTTACCGCTCCAAAACCTCCACCCACGGCCGCAATATGGCCGGCGCACGCGCTTTATGGCGTGCCACCGGCGTGGCCGAAGAAGATTTCGGCAAACCGATTATCGCCATTGCCAACTCGTTCACCCAATTCGTGCCCGGCCATGTGCATCTGCACAATATGGGCCAGCTTGTGGCGCGCGAAATCGAAAAAGCGGGCGGTTTGGCCAAAGAATTCAACACCATCGCGGTGGACGACGGCATTGCCATGGGCCACAGCGGTATGCTCTACAGCCTGCCCAGCCGCGATTTGATTGCCGATTCGGTGGAATACATGGTGAACGCGCATTGTGCCGATGCGCTGGTGTGCATTTCCAACTGCGACAAAATCACCCCCGGCATGCTGATGGCCGCCATGCGCCTGAACATTCCCACCGTGTTTGTTTCAGGCGGCCCGATGGAAGCGGGCAAGGTGATCGGCGTGGCCAACATCACCGATACCCGCAAGCTCGATTTGGTAGATGCAATGGTGGATGCCGCCAACGATGCCGTATCCGACGAAGAAGTGGCGGCGGTAGAACGCTCTGCCTGCCCGACCTGCGGCTCCTGCTCCGGCATGTTTACCGCCAACTCAATGAACTGCCTCACCGAAGCCTTAGGCTTGTCGCTGCCGGGCAACGGCTCGCTGCTGGCCACCCACGCAGGCCGTAAAGAATTGTTTTTGGAAGCAGGCCGTCTGATTGTGGAAATTACCAAACGCTATTACGAGCAAGACGACGAGAGCGTATTGCCGCGCAGCATCGCCACCAAAGCCGCGTTTGAAAACGCCATGAGTTTGGATGTGGCGATGGGCGGTTCTACCAACACCGTGCTGCATCTGTTGGCCGCTGCCAGCGAAGCGCAAGTGGATTTCAAAATGGCCGACATCGACCGCATCAGCCGCCAAGTGCCGTGTTTGTGCAAAGTCGCCCCTGCCACGCAGAAATACCATATGGAAGACGTACACCGCGCCGGCGGCGTGATGGGCATTTTGGCCGAACTCGACCGCGCCGGCTGCCTGAAAACCGACGTTTCCACCGTTCACGAAAAAACCTTGAAAGACGCGCTGGCGAAATGGGACATCACCAACCCCGCCAACGAAACCGCACATCAGCGCTACAAAGCCGCACCGGGCGGCGTGCGTACCACCGAAGCCTTTTCGCAAAACCGACAATGGCCGTCGCTCGACCTCGACCGCGAAAACGGCTGTATCCGCAGCAAAGCACACGCTTATTCGCAAGACGGCGGCTTGGCGGTGCTGTTCGGCAACATCGCCGAGCGCGGCTGCGTGGTGAAAACCGCCGGTGTGGACGACAGCATTCTCACATTCACCGGCCGCGCGCGCGTGTTTGAAAGCCAAGATTCTGCCGTGGCAGGCATTTTGGACAACCAAATCGTTGCGGGCGACATCGTAATCATCCGCTACGAAGGCCCGAAAGGCGGCCCGGGCATGCAGGAAATGCTGTATCCGACTTCTTACCTGAAATCCAAAGGCTTGGGCAAAGCCTGCGCCCTGCTGACCGACGGCCGTTTTTCAGGCGGCACTTCCGGCTTGAGCATCGGCCACGTTTCGCCCGAAGCGGCGGAAGGCGGTGCCATCGGTTTGGTGAAAGAAGGCGACACCATCGAAATCGACATCCCCAACCGCAGCATCCGTTTGGCCGTTTCCGATGAAGAATTGGCAAACCGCCGCAAAGAGATGGAAAGCCGCGGTGCTAAGGCCTGGAAACCCGAAAACCGCGACCGCCACGTTTCCGCCGCCTTGCGTGCTTATGCTGCCATGACCACTTCCGCCGACACCGGCGCGGTGCGCGACGTTTCACAGGTAGAACGCAAGTAAGCGCACAACGGGTTTGCCCATCAGCAAAGATATCAGGCCGTCTGAACAGATTTCAGGCGGCCTGATTCATGTAGGGCGGGCATCCCTGCCCGCCATCGCGCTTGTAGAGTGAATCAACTTAAAAATAGGACATCCGTCATACTCGGGCTTGACCCGAGTATCTCCTAAATTTGCAGAAACTCAAGATACACAGGGCAATCCCGAACATAACGGTTTATGTTATCAAACTGAAGTGAATTGACTATATACAGCCGATTCGCATCAACCGTTCAATATCATTCAAACGGCTTTCTCTGCCAATACGGTTTAATTGTTTTCAGACGGCCTGCCCGCACCTCTTCTCCCGCGCCCAGTTCAAACACCAGCGCGCCCGACAAATCGGTACGCAACAGCGTAATGCCGTGGGCTTTCACGCGGTTTTGCACCGCTGTGGTGGGGTGTTTGTAAGCATTGGCATAACCGCTCGAAGCCACGGCGTATTGCGGCGAAACCGCGTTCAGAAAACCGCCCGCCGACGAAGTGTCGCTGCCGTGATGCCCCAGCACCAACACTTGGCTGTACAAGCCTTCGCCGTATTTTTCCACCAACGCCAGCTCGCCGCGTTTGCCCAAATCGCCCGTTACCAGCAGCGACTGCCCGCCCGCCAGCACGCGCAGAACGCAACTTTGCTCGTTGTCGTCGGCTGTTTTCGGGTTTTCAGACGGCCTCAAAAACTCAAACACCGCGCCGTCCCATTGCCATTGCCGCTCCCTGCAAAACTCCGCACCCTGATAAAACTCAGGCTGCCCCGCCCAGATTCGGCGCGGCTGTTTCGAGCGGCGGATTTCGGCAAAACCGCCGTCGTGGTCGGCATCGTGATGCGACAGCACCAGTGCGTCCAAACGGCGCACACCGGCGGCATTCAGCGCAGGCAGAATCTGCGCGTTGGCGATGTGCTCCGTGCCGGTATCGAACAACAGGTGATGGTTTTTCGTCTGCATCAACACCGACAAACCCTGCCCCGCATCCCAAACCGTTACTTTCAGACGGCCTTCCACAACAGGCGGCGGGCGGTACAGCACAAACCCCGCCAACACCAGCCACGCAAGCGGTTTCCAGCCCGTGCCGCGCGGCAGCAACACTATCAATACCGCCAGCACCGCCAACGGCAGCAGATAAGGCGGCGAAGCCGCCACCGCATATTCGGGCGCATATTCCGCCACCCACACCAACACGCGCATAGTGTATTCGCCCGCCGCAGCCGCCAGCCATTGCAGCCAGCCAAACGGCAGCAGCGAAGCCAGCAGAGCCAGCGGCACCAGCATCCACGAAAACCACGGAATCGCCAACGCATTCACCAACGGGCTGATGAGCGGCAGCGAAGCAAACATGCTGCCCAAAGCCGCCACCGACAACAGCGACACCGCCCATTGCCCGCGCACCGCCAACAACCAACCGCGCTCGTTCAGACGGCCTGCCGACACCCACAGCAAAGCCCCCACCAAGCCGAACGAGAGCCAAAACCCCGCCCCCAAAACCGCCAACGGGTCAAACAGCAGCACCCAAGCCAGCGCCTGCCACCAACCCGCCCATACCGACGCGCCGCTGCCGCGCCACCAAGCCCACGCCAGCGCACACAGCATCAACACGCTGCGCTGCGTCGGCACCGAAAACCCCGCCAAACCCGCATAAAACAACGCCGCCGCCAAACCCGCCGCCAACATCCACACCCGCGGCCGTTTCGGCACGCGCGGCAGCACACGCAGCAACTGCTTCATCAACCACCCCACCAGCACCGCCACCATACCTACATGCAGGCCGGAAATACTTACCAAATGGTTCAAGCCCAAAGGCCGGAATGCCTGCCAAGATTGTGCGCTCAAAGCCGACTGCTCGCCTATGCTCAAGGCCCGCATCAAACCGAGGGCGTCTGAAAAATCCCGCCCGCCGGTATCGGTTTGCTGCCAACGCAGGCTCACCGCTTCGCGCACACGCAACAGCACACCGGCACGGTTTTCCGGCAACGGCTGCCTTTCCTTGCCGATGCTACCCACCCCGTTGATGCCGTCGGCCAACGCCCACGCCTCACGGTTGAAACCGCGCAGATTAACCTCACCCACCGGCGGCCTAACCCTTGCCTTAACCTGCCAGCGGCTGCCGGCCGACCAATCGCGCAGGCCGTAATCCGACAGCAGCAAACGGTATTCCCGCCCCGCACCATCACTCGCCCGCGCCGTAAAACGCACCCGTTTGTCGTCGCGCTGCGGCAAATCCGCCACTTCTATCGTGAGCGGCACAGAGGCCGTCTGAACCGCAGGCCATTGTTGTTCCAAAGCAGACTGCGTGCGCCAGATGCCGTATAACGCACCGGAAAAAGCGATCAGCAGCCAAGCCGCCGCCCGAAACCGCCACGCCGCTGCAAACAGGCACAGCCATACCGCCGCCAGCACCGTCCAAGACGGTACGGCGGGCAGCGCAAACGAAACAACAACGCCGCTTACCCAAAGCGGCAGCCAGAAACGGGGCATAAAGATGGTTTTTTAAAAAATAATAAAGATAGGTATGATAAAGAAAAATCAGAATATCGTCAGGAAGAATATCGTTGGAAAGATGTGCTGACCGCTATGCCTTTCAGACGGCCTGCCCAACCGCCCCGCCCTCTGTTGCATGAATGCCGATTCAGTATCGGGCAAACCTTGCCTAAACAGGGTCGGTATGCACCAACACATCCGCTTCGGCAAATAAAGCCTTCACTTTTGCCGCCGCCGCTTTGGCAATATCGTGCGATGCCGAGAGCGTCATGTGCGCGTCCAAATCAATATGCAGCTGCACAAAAACCATGCCGCCCGAACGGCGTGTTTTCAAATCATGCACCCCTTGTATCTCGGGCACGGACAACACCGCCGAACGCACCGCTTGCACTTCCTGCGCCGAAAGCGAGTGATCCATCAGCGTGTTAACCGCCTCCCTGCCGATGTCGAACGCACTTTTCAAAATCCATAACGACAACAGCAAGGCAGGCCAGCCGTCTGCCGCATACCAACCGTAGGCAGCCAGCACCAAGCCTGCCAGCACCACCGCATTCGACAACAAATCGGTTACATAATGCAACCTGTCTGCCGCTATCGCCTGTGAAGCCTGCCGCCGCAGCACATACCGCTGAAACAGCACCAAAGCCGAAGTCAGCACCAACGACACCACCATCACGGCAATCCCCCAAGCCGTATGCTGCAAAGGCTCGGGATTCATCAGCCGGTTAAGCGCATTGAGCAGCAAAAATACCGCCGAACCGCCGATAAAGGCCGCTTGCGCCAATGCCGACAAACCTTCGGCCTTGCCGTGCCCGAACGTGTGCTTTTCGTCGGCAGGCCGCAAAGCCAAACGCACGGCAAACAGATTAAGCACGCTGGCCAGCAAATCGGTAAGCGAATCGGTAAAACCGGCCAAAATACTCACCGACCCGCTGAGCAGCCATGCCGAAGCTTTCAACAACACCAGCACAAGCGCCGTTGCAGTAGAAGCATAGGTGGCCGACTTCAACAAGCGTTCGCGGTCGGCAGAAGGGGCGGCAGCAGGTTTCATGGCAGTTTTCTCTTAATAAAAAAGATACGGTCGATCAACTTAAAAATACTACACTCGTCATACCCGGGCTTCACCCGAGTATCGCCTGAATTTGCTGAAAATCAAGATATCCGGGGCAAGCCCGGGTATAACGGCTTCGTTATGAAATTTAAGCGGATTAACTATACGATACGGCCCGATTAAAGCAAAAGCCGTCTGAACGGTTTTCAGACGGCCTGATCTACCGATGGTTCCGGCACGGCAAATATCTGGAAAATTAAGCAGATTAATTGATTTTGTCGATCTGATAGCTGATTTTATCCACTCTGCCGTTTCTGTTGTTGGTAACCAATAAGGTGCGCGGAATAAACACTTGCGCGCCGGGCAGATAATGGCCGTCGAAATCTTGAACGATATCAAGCGTGCCGGCTTCATTGTTCATGGCAAGCCTGCATTGGGCGTGCTGTGCGCCGCCTTTTAATCCGCTATGCAGGGCTTGGGCGGGTTGCAGAGCGCCCAAACGGCATTGCTCTTTTAAGAATATCCGGCCGTTGCTGTCTAACAAAACCGCCGAACTTTGAAAGTCTCCCCCCTGAGTGCTCCATTGCACCGGCGGCGGCGTGATTTCGATGTTTTGAGTAATGAAAGAGCCTTCGTCCATACGCCAACGCAGCTCCCAGTGGTTGAGCAGAATCAGGCTTTTGGCATCGGGGCGGCCTTTAACGGAACTGGTTTTGTTTTTGAGATGGCTGTGCGCCGATGAAAACATTTTTACGTTGGAAAATTTGTCGATTTGGCGGCTGAGTTGGATATTGCCGTCCTGATTGTTTTGCTCGGCAATGCTGTATGTGATTTTTTTAATGCGCTGCTCGGGCTTGCCGATTTCGTAATGGCTTGCCATTACAAGCAGTTGTTTGTCGATATTATCGGCAGCCGATGCTGCCAGCGGCACACCCGATAACAAAAGAGCAAGAAAAATGGTACGCATTTTGAATCATCCTGAATGAATTGTCTGTTCCGCTTTGAGGCCGTCTGAACGTTTTTTCAGACGGCCTCGTGAGCTGTCCGTTCAAAGCGGCGTCTAAAACACCACGGCATCAACCGCTTGAGGCGGCCGGCGCAGGCATATTATCCGTTGCACCGCGGATGGGAATATACCGTAAATCCCGTTAGCTTTCCAATCTGCCGGTCGTCTGAACCCCTCCCCGCTTTTAAGCCCCCGTCGGCACAACCGCCCCGCTTCCAAATGGATTTCGGCATATTGCGTGTATAACCCGAAGCGTTCATGCTTTATAATCTCTTTTTTTATGCCGTCCGAACAACCATGATGAAATGGCTTAAACGCACCAAAACCATCGCCCAAACCGTTTACCGCTTCGGCCTTGCCGAGCTGGTTTCCGGCCATGTCCGCCAAAACTGGCTGAGGGCGGTGTTCGACAAAATACCGCAGTCTGCCGAAACGAAAAACGAACCGCTGCCCGTGCGCTTGCGCTTGGCACTGGAAAACTTGGGGCCGA comes from the Neisseria dumasiana genome and includes:
- a CDS encoding OPT family oligopeptide transporter, with the protein product MTQQSHYHDPYAGYRELTLRGMVLGALITVIFTASNVYLGLKVGLTFASSIPAAVISMAILKFAKDSNILENNMVQTQASAAGTLSTIIFVLPGLLMAGYWNGFPFWQTSLLCMAGGILGVIFTIPLRYAMVVKSDLPYPEGVAAAEILKVGSGEHDDSGEKDSGGSGIKEIAAGGVLAGLFSFASNGLRVMADHASYWFKSGNAIFQLPMGFSLALLGAGYLVGITGGIAILVGIFIAWGVAVPYFSSAVPQPADMEMAAYGMQLWKEKVRFIGAGTIGIAAIWTLITLFKPMMEGMRLSFRAFSGKADVSARRTEQDLSPKSMILWTLGMMVLLAFSFYHFIEDAGIPAGLGWLLVVVCTLLTSLIGFLVAAACGYMAGLVGSSSSPISGIGIISILTISIVLLMIGESTGLFADEGTRRFMLALTLFCGSAVISVASISNDNLQDLKTGYLVQATPWRQQIALIIGCIVGAVVIAPVLEILYEAYGFTGAMPREGMDASQALAAPQATLMTTIAQGIFAHNLQWTYIFTGVAIGVALIIVDFVLKKSSASKLSLPVLAVGMGIYLPPSINMPIIIGAVLAAVLKNIVRKRYPNDTESRLKKTERAGTLFAAGLIVGESLIGVMMAFIIAASVTGGGSDAPLALNLDNWQGIAAWLGLAAFIAGILIFAKRVLKSVRS
- the ilvD gene encoding dihydroxy-acid dehydratase encodes the protein MPAYRSKTSTHGRNMAGARALWRATGVAEEDFGKPIIAIANSFTQFVPGHVHLHNMGQLVAREIEKAGGLAKEFNTIAVDDGIAMGHSGMLYSLPSRDLIADSVEYMVNAHCADALVCISNCDKITPGMLMAAMRLNIPTVFVSGGPMEAGKVIGVANITDTRKLDLVDAMVDAANDAVSDEEVAAVERSACPTCGSCSGMFTANSMNCLTEALGLSLPGNGSLLATHAGRKELFLEAGRLIVEITKRYYEQDDESVLPRSIATKAAFENAMSLDVAMGGSTNTVLHLLAAASEAQVDFKMADIDRISRQVPCLCKVAPATQKYHMEDVHRAGGVMGILAELDRAGCLKTDVSTVHEKTLKDALAKWDITNPANETAHQRYKAAPGGVRTTEAFSQNRQWPSLDLDRENGCIRSKAHAYSQDGGLAVLFGNIAERGCVVKTAGVDDSILTFTGRARVFESQDSAVAGILDNQIVAGDIVIIRYEGPKGGPGMQEMLYPTSYLKSKGLGKACALLTDGRFSGGTSGLSIGHVSPEAAEGGAIGLVKEGDTIEIDIPNRSIRLAVSDEELANRRKEMESRGAKAWKPENRDRHVSAALRAYAAMTTSADTGAVRDVSQVERK
- a CDS encoding DNA internalization-related competence protein ComEC/Rec2; translation: MPRFWLPLWVSGVVVSFALPAVPSWTVLAAVWLCLFAAAWRFRAAAWLLIAFSGALYGIWRTQSALEQQWPAVQTASVPLTIEVADLPQRDDKRVRFTARASDGAGREYRLLLSDYGLRDWSAGSRWQVKARVRPPVGEVNLRGFNREAWALADGINGVGSIGKERQPLPENRAGVLLRVREAVSLRWQQTDTGGRDFSDALGLMRALSIGEQSALSAQSWQAFRPLGLNHLVSISGLHVGMVAVLVGWLMKQLLRVLPRVPKRPRVWMLAAGLAAALFYAGLAGFSVPTQRSVLMLCALAWAWWRGSGASVWAGWWQALAWVLLFDPLAVLGAGFWLSFGLVGALLWVSAGRLNERGWLLAVRGQWAVSLLSVAALGSMFASLPLISPLVNALAIPWFSWMLVPLALLASLLPFGWLQWLAAAAGEYTMRVLVWVAEYAPEYAVAASPPYLLPLAVLAVLIVLLPRGTGWKPLAWLVLAGFVLYRPPPVVEGRLKVTVWDAGQGLSVLMQTKNHHLLFDTGTEHIANAQILPALNAAGVRRLDALVLSHHDADHDGGFAEIRRSKQPRRIWAGQPEFYQGAEFCRERQWQWDGAVFEFLRPSENPKTADDNEQSCVLRVLAGGQSLLVTGDLGKRGELALVEKYGEGLYSQVLVLGHHGSDTSSAGGFLNAVSPQYAVASSGYANAYKHPTTAVQNRVKAHGITLLRTDLSGALVFELGAGEEVRAGRLKTIKPYWQRKPFE
- a CDS encoding cation diffusion facilitator family transporter; its protein translation is MKPAAAPSADRERLLKSATYASTATALVLVLLKASAWLLSGSVSILAGFTDSLTDLLASVLNLFAVRLALRPADEKHTFGHGKAEGLSALAQAAFIGGSAVFLLLNALNRLMNPEPLQHTAWGIAVMVVSLVLTSALVLFQRYVLRRQASQAIAADRLHYVTDLLSNAVVLAGLVLAAYGWYAADGWPALLLSLWILKSAFDIGREAVNTLMDHSLSAQEVQAVRSAVLSVPEIQGVHDLKTRRSGGMVFVQLHIDLDAHMTLSASHDIAKAAAAKVKALFAEADVLVHTDPV